One stretch of Lacimicrobium alkaliphilum DNA includes these proteins:
- a CDS encoding GNAT family N-acetyltransferase gives MAESDLFKTANKQCLQSYEELQPLITEEDGPSRIPVFLRPAWFRLFEQHINEASKSQWLYADRQDESPLILPLLGRTEQKWGTRITYLNGMSNFYSPMFDTLGGNGADSDYQQLLETEAGLLANTDCVNFLPLIDKQAKAWASAFKRLDFRSHIYHHSVNWFHEDIRDLDHYWSLRPSRLRNTLKRKKDKLDKIGGYETRMLCTGSREELIQGLIDYHQVYYHSWKKTEPWPAFIDAIAEYQWQQGELRLGLMYHQQQPVAAQLWFINGDTAYIYKLAHRTDYTPQSVGTVLSAQMFEQAIEHDKVSRIDFLTGDDHYKQDWMQQSQPLYGIQACNSRTMAGRALATINILSRMRKVAPVK, from the coding sequence ATGGCTGAGTCAGACCTGTTCAAAACAGCAAATAAGCAATGCCTGCAGAGCTATGAGGAGCTTCAGCCGCTGATCACGGAAGAGGACGGCCCCTCGCGGATACCGGTATTTCTTCGTCCTGCCTGGTTCAGATTGTTTGAACAGCATATCAATGAAGCCAGCAAGTCACAGTGGTTGTATGCAGATCGACAGGACGAATCTCCGTTGATTTTGCCGCTGCTTGGCAGAACTGAACAAAAGTGGGGCACCAGGATCACTTATCTTAATGGTATGAGTAACTTCTATTCGCCCATGTTCGATACCTTAGGTGGAAACGGAGCTGATAGTGACTATCAGCAGCTACTGGAGACAGAGGCCGGACTGCTTGCAAACACCGACTGCGTAAACTTTTTACCCCTGATAGATAAGCAGGCAAAAGCCTGGGCGTCAGCATTTAAGCGGCTGGACTTTCGCAGCCATATCTATCATCACTCTGTGAACTGGTTTCATGAGGATATCCGCGATCTCGATCATTACTGGTCTCTGCGTCCGAGTCGCCTGCGTAATACCCTGAAACGTAAAAAAGATAAATTGGATAAAATCGGCGGTTATGAAACCAGGATGCTTTGCACAGGCAGCAGAGAAGAGTTGATCCAGGGGCTGATTGATTATCATCAGGTGTACTACCATAGCTGGAAAAAAACCGAACCCTGGCCTGCATTTATCGATGCCATTGCCGAATACCAGTGGCAACAAGGCGAATTGCGTCTGGGCCTGATGTATCACCAACAGCAGCCAGTAGCGGCGCAGCTTTGGTTTATCAATGGTGATACAGCGTATATTTATAAACTCGCTCACCGGACAGATTATACCCCCCAGAGCGTGGGTACCGTGCTTAGCGCACAGATGTTTGAACAGGCCATAGAGCATGACAAAGTCAGCCGCATAGACTTTCTGACCGGAGATGATCATTACAAGCAGGACTGGATGCAGCAAAGTCAGCCGCTATATGGAATTCAGGCCTGTAACAGCCGGACCATGGCCGGGAGAGCGTTAGCAACCATCAATATTCTCTCGCGCATGAGAAAAGTGGCACCAGTCAAATAG
- a CDS encoding GNAT family N-acetyltransferase, whose translation MKPQSNAIYWRLYTPEQYPGELWQHWQTLNLKFHQGNKMLSAEFVELLVKYFSDTLYIAAGYSEPNNRHSELDSESLHPVVKGAEVDSESLNQEVKGAGLDSESAGSNHHPEPIALALLERAGKGRWQVFKPSQAQVGLLLMEPGRDPSLKQLVKQLPGLVTRVDFYGLDPLEHQGLIDNLAAEAQCYATNIRVALSDDFEQYWAQRPKNLRKNINRYINRVSRELGDTRLVYATEVEEVRVATQRYGMLESQGWKGYEGTALHPSNEQGQFYQTLMADLAAKNQAMVVEMYLQERLLASRLCCMSDNTLIILKTTFDESMKKYAFGRLLLHELISHCFNLKGLEYIDFYTNATSDQMDWCTDSRPMYNASYYPVNIAGQLLKSAVRLKKRING comes from the coding sequence ATAAAATGCTCAGTGCGGAGTTTGTTGAATTGCTGGTGAAGTATTTCAGCGACACACTATATATTGCCGCCGGTTATTCTGAACCCAACAATCGTCATTCTGAACTTGATTCAGAATCTTTACATCCGGTAGTCAAAGGCGCTGAAGTTGATTCAGAATCTTTAAATCAGGAAGTCAAAGGAGCCGGGCTTGATTCAGAATCTGCTGGCAGTAACCACCACCCCGAACCCATTGCTCTGGCACTACTGGAAAGGGCAGGAAAGGGCCGCTGGCAGGTGTTTAAGCCCAGTCAGGCTCAGGTCGGATTATTGCTGATGGAGCCAGGGCGGGATCCATCCCTGAAGCAACTGGTAAAACAATTGCCGGGGCTGGTCACCAGAGTGGATTTTTATGGCCTTGATCCGTTGGAACATCAGGGCCTGATAGACAATCTCGCCGCCGAAGCTCAGTGCTACGCCACCAATATCAGAGTGGCGCTTAGTGATGACTTTGAGCAATATTGGGCTCAGCGTCCCAAAAATCTGAGAAAGAACATTAATCGTTATATTAACCGTGTGTCCAGAGAGTTGGGGGATACAAGATTGGTGTATGCGACAGAGGTTGAGGAAGTCCGCGTTGCAACACAACGATACGGCATGCTCGAATCACAAGGCTGGAAGGGTTATGAAGGTACGGCTCTGCACCCAAGCAATGAACAGGGGCAGTTTTATCAGACTCTGATGGCTGATCTTGCCGCTAAAAACCAGGCTATGGTGGTGGAAATGTATTTGCAGGAGAGACTGCTGGCATCCAGACTCTGTTGCATGAGTGACAATACACTGATTATTCTGAAAACCACCTTCGATGAGTCAATGAAAAAATATGCTTTTGGGCGACTGCTGCTGCATGAGCTGATTAGCCATTGCTTTAATCTTAAGGGACTCGAATATATCGATTTCTACACTAATGCTACCAGTGATCAAATGGACTGGTGCACAGATTCCCGCCCCATGTATAACGCCAGTTATTATCCAGTGAATATTGCCGGGCAGTTATTGAAATCTGCGGTACGGCTGAAGAAGCGTATTAATGGCTGA
- a CDS encoding hydrolase 1, exosortase A system-associated: protein MEKAISFELNDQQLLGIVHQPHECRSTGVLLVVGGPQYRVGSHRQFVQLSRALASQGIASLRFDYRGMGDSEGEKQSFEAICDDIKVAADAFCAQTGLTQLVIWGLCDAASAAMMYAHKDNRVKGLVLLNPWLRSEAAMGKTMVRHYYLQRLLSKDFWKKLLGGKVNLGGSIKDAKGFVQDSMATGDQQQGSYQQRMQAGIGKFDGPICLILSGVDLTAREFEQQAVGSKGWPAINGDKCQIHRLEQADHTFSASEFKREVEKLTYAFVCSLLNKK from the coding sequence ATGGAAAAAGCCATCAGTTTTGAGCTTAATGATCAGCAGCTTTTGGGTATTGTCCATCAGCCACATGAATGCCGTTCAACCGGCGTATTGCTTGTGGTTGGGGGGCCTCAGTATCGGGTGGGCAGTCACCGTCAGTTTGTGCAGTTATCCAGAGCGTTGGCCTCGCAGGGCATTGCCTCACTGCGTTTTGATTACCGGGGTATGGGTGACAGTGAAGGTGAAAAGCAATCCTTTGAAGCAATTTGTGATGATATCAAAGTGGCTGCTGATGCCTTTTGTGCTCAAACCGGTTTAACTCAGCTGGTGATCTGGGGCCTGTGTGATGCGGCCTCTGCGGCAATGATGTACGCCCACAAAGACAACAGAGTTAAGGGGCTGGTACTGCTCAATCCCTGGCTTCGCAGCGAAGCGGCTATGGGCAAGACTATGGTCAGGCATTATTATTTACAGCGGCTGTTATCAAAGGATTTCTGGAAGAAACTGCTCGGCGGCAAGGTAAACCTTGGGGGCAGCATTAAAGACGCCAAAGGCTTTGTGCAGGACTCCATGGCGACAGGCGATCAACAACAGGGCAGTTATCAGCAGCGGATGCAAGCAGGCATTGGCAAGTTTGACGGGCCAATATGTCTGATTTTAAGCGGGGTAGATCTCACCGCCAGGGAATTTGAACAACAGGCAGTGGGTAGCAAGGGCTGGCCCGCCATTAACGGTGACAAATGCCAGATTCACCGGCTGGAACAAGCCGACCATACCTTTTCCGCCTCAGAGTTTAAACGGGAAGTGGAAAAGCTTACCTACGCTTTTGTCTGTAGCCTGTTGAATAAGAAGTAA